In the genome of Deinococcus deserti VCD115, one region contains:
- the recG gene encoding ATP-dependent DNA helicase RecG, with protein sequence MATVAELRERLRRPLAAELAAGCQNRVVAGGVEKLLASPLGNPFPQVREVLGGYGSLEPAKREAALKSALALLEPTSQPEKRPIRPAARVAPPPAVSGERLPPDAEVSRLDTGPGGARKLTSLGLHTLRDVLHAYPHRHEDRRALPDLAEVEEGQKVTVEGTVVAKSRRSPRPGMLVIEVTLETPSGGRVKATWFNQPWVERQLREGARLVLTGRVKRFGRNVQLGVEHLETVDGAQDSLSTGRIVGVYDSKEGISQEFLRRAAFRSLQSVPLDDYLPAHWRQKYGITDLSDALWGIHFPADEAQLSRANARLRFDEYLFLELRMLLQGEDAVLQGKRFEARGDDIERFESVLPFRMTNAQRRVLLEITDDMRSERQMARLVQGDVGSGKTAVAACALYLAVRDGYQGALMAPTEILARQHYNNLVGYLNQLDVRVGLLIGAMAAKQKLEMQTRIARGEVDVVVGTQALIQENVQFDNLGLAVIDEEHRFGVQQRRKLLAGRPDVLVMSATPIPRSLALTAYGDLELSVIDEMPPGRTPIETKLIQDTHRTQAYGFVMRQIREGRQAFVVTALIDENENLELLAATQLADDLKTILPEARIDLLHGRMSAAEKDHVMERFRAREFDLLVSTTVIEVGVDVPNATVMVIENAERFGLAQLHQLRGRVGRGSAQSYCVLIAGEHSKKTRQRLGIIEGSTDGFVIAEADLKLRGPGEIRGTRQSGIPDLRLADLANDTSIIEQARELAKHILAHDPRLEHPRLQYLRAELQSRSHSVAFREVI encoded by the coding sequence ATGGCGACGGTGGCAGAACTACGCGAGCGACTCAGGCGGCCCCTCGCGGCGGAGCTGGCCGCCGGTTGTCAGAACCGGGTAGTGGCCGGCGGCGTCGAGAAACTGCTGGCCTCTCCGCTGGGCAATCCTTTTCCGCAGGTCAGGGAAGTGCTTGGTGGGTATGGGTCCCTGGAGCCGGCCAAGCGTGAAGCCGCGCTGAAATCCGCCCTGGCACTGCTTGAGCCCACTTCCCAGCCTGAAAAACGGCCGATCCGACCGGCAGCACGTGTGGCTCCTCCACCAGCGGTCTCCGGAGAGCGACTGCCTCCGGACGCCGAGGTCTCGCGCCTGGATACTGGCCCCGGCGGCGCGCGCAAACTGACCTCGCTGGGACTGCATACGCTGCGGGACGTGCTTCACGCCTATCCTCACCGCCACGAGGACCGCCGCGCCCTCCCCGATCTGGCCGAGGTGGAAGAAGGCCAGAAAGTCACGGTCGAGGGCACCGTGGTGGCCAAGTCAAGGCGGAGCCCACGGCCCGGCATGCTCGTCATTGAAGTGACGCTCGAAACGCCTTCGGGCGGCAGGGTCAAAGCAACCTGGTTCAACCAGCCCTGGGTAGAGCGGCAGCTGCGTGAGGGCGCACGCCTGGTGCTGACCGGGCGGGTCAAGCGCTTCGGCCGCAACGTGCAGCTGGGCGTCGAGCACCTGGAAACGGTGGACGGTGCCCAGGATTCGCTCAGTACCGGGCGCATCGTGGGCGTGTATGACAGCAAGGAGGGCATCTCGCAGGAGTTCCTGCGCCGCGCCGCCTTCCGGTCTTTGCAGTCGGTCCCGCTCGACGATTACCTGCCGGCCCACTGGCGTCAGAAATATGGAATCACCGATCTGAGCGACGCCCTGTGGGGCATTCACTTCCCGGCTGACGAGGCTCAGCTTTCCCGGGCCAACGCACGGCTGCGCTTCGACGAGTATCTGTTTCTGGAACTGCGCATGCTCCTCCAGGGTGAAGACGCCGTATTGCAGGGCAAACGCTTCGAGGCCAGGGGCGACGATATCGAGCGCTTTGAGTCTGTCCTCCCCTTCCGCATGACCAATGCACAGCGGCGGGTCCTGCTGGAAATTACGGACGACATGCGCTCCGAGCGGCAGATGGCCCGGCTGGTGCAGGGTGACGTGGGCAGCGGCAAGACGGCTGTGGCGGCCTGTGCGCTGTATCTGGCGGTGCGCGATGGCTACCAGGGCGCCCTGATGGCCCCCACCGAGATCCTGGCGCGGCAGCACTACAACAATCTCGTGGGGTACCTGAATCAGCTGGACGTGCGCGTCGGCCTGTTGATCGGAGCCATGGCGGCTAAGCAGAAGCTGGAGATGCAGACCCGAATCGCCCGGGGCGAGGTGGACGTGGTGGTGGGCACCCAGGCGCTGATTCAGGAAAATGTCCAGTTCGACAACCTGGGTCTGGCCGTCATCGATGAAGAGCACCGCTTTGGCGTTCAGCAGCGCCGCAAGCTGCTGGCCGGCCGGCCGGACGTGCTGGTCATGTCGGCCACACCTATCCCGCGGAGCCTGGCGCTGACTGCCTACGGCGACCTGGAACTGTCCGTTATTGACGAGATGCCGCCCGGCCGCACGCCGATCGAAACCAAACTGATTCAGGACACCCACCGCACGCAGGCATATGGTTTTGTCATGCGCCAGATCCGCGAAGGGCGGCAGGCTTTCGTGGTCACGGCCCTGATCGACGAGAACGAGAACCTGGAACTGCTGGCCGCCACCCAGCTGGCCGACGACCTGAAAACCATCCTGCCGGAGGCGCGTATCGACCTGCTTCATGGCCGTATGAGCGCCGCGGAGAAGGATCACGTCATGGAGCGCTTCCGGGCACGTGAATTCGATCTGCTGGTGTCCACCACAGTCATTGAGGTAGGCGTGGACGTTCCGAACGCCACGGTCATGGTGATTGAGAATGCCGAACGCTTCGGGCTCGCGCAGCTTCATCAGTTGCGTGGACGCGTAGGACGAGGCAGCGCGCAGAGTTACTGCGTACTGATCGCCGGCGAACACAGTAAGAAAACCCGGCAGCGTCTGGGCATCATCGAAGGCAGCACCGACGGCTTTGTCATTGCCGAGGCCGACCTCAAGCTGCGCGGCCCGGGTGAAATCCGCGGCACCCGGCAAAGCGGGATTCCGGATCTGCGCCTGGCTGACCTGGCCAACGACACGTCCATCATCGAGCAGGCCCGCGAACTGGCCAAGCACATCCTGGCGCATGACCCCCGGCTGGAGCACCCCCGGCTGCAGTATCTGCGTGCCGAGTTACAAAGCCGCAGTCACAGCGTGGCCTTCCGGGAAGTGATCTGA
- a CDS encoding DUF808 domain-containing protein — protein MSGGLVALLDDVAAIAKIAASSIDDIGAAAAKAGTKAVGVVVDDAAVTPRYVAGFLPQRELPIIWRIARGSLRNKLLFILPTALLLSQFLPWAIAPILMLGGAYLCYEGAEKLYEAVGGHHDEQSDQPVLLSSEAHEEQMIAGAIRTDFILSAEIMAISLAEVATEGFVSRTLILIVVAFAITLLVYGVVGLIVKMDDIGLRLANGANGASQALGRGLVKAMPIILSALSIIGTVAMLWVGGHIILAGLETFGFGELAHALHEDAVAAGHAVPAAHGLVEWLVETLGSGAAGLLIGAPIVALMHVLPKKQKH, from the coding sequence ATGAGTGGCGGGCTGGTCGCGCTTCTCGATGACGTGGCTGCTATTGCCAAGATTGCCGCTTCCTCGATTGACGATATCGGGGCTGCCGCGGCCAAGGCGGGCACCAAAGCCGTCGGAGTGGTGGTCGATGACGCGGCTGTCACACCACGGTACGTGGCCGGATTTTTGCCTCAGCGCGAACTGCCGATCATCTGGCGTATTGCCAGGGGTTCGCTGCGCAACAAGTTGCTGTTTATTCTGCCGACCGCTCTGCTGCTCAGCCAGTTCCTGCCGTGGGCTATCGCCCCGATCCTGATGCTGGGCGGCGCCTACCTGTGCTACGAGGGCGCTGAAAAGCTGTACGAAGCCGTCGGTGGACATCACGACGAGCAGAGCGATCAACCCGTTCTTCTGAGTAGTGAGGCCCACGAAGAACAGATGATCGCAGGTGCCATCCGGACTGACTTCATCCTGTCTGCCGAGATCATGGCGATTTCACTGGCAGAGGTGGCCACTGAAGGCTTCGTGTCCCGCACGTTGATTCTGATTGTCGTTGCATTTGCCATTACTCTGCTGGTGTACGGAGTGGTGGGATTGATCGTCAAGATGGACGACATCGGCCTGCGGCTGGCCAATGGGGCTAACGGAGCCAGTCAGGCGCTGGGCCGGGGACTGGTCAAGGCCATGCCGATTATCCTGAGCGCGCTGTCCATTATCGGCACCGTTGCCATGCTGTGGGTCGGCGGACATATCATCCTGGCCGGGTTGGAGACCTTCGGATTCGGTGAACTGGCGCACGCGCTTCATGAGGACGCCGTGGCCGCTGGTCACGCTGTCCCGGCAGCCCACGGCCTGGTCGAATGGCTTGTTGAGACCCTCGGATCCGGCGCTGCCGGCCTGTTGATCGGTGCTCCGATTGTCGCGCTGATGCACGTGCTTCCCAAAAAACAAAAGCACTGA
- a CDS encoding MFS transporter, translated as MTPPTPTAPPSFSPQVRRLATAGLVVGVFLAALEASVVATAMPSVISDLGGEQLYALPFAVYLLFSTVSSPLWGRGSDLVGRRRLYLLGVVIFLVGSALCGMSDSMVTLVAARAVQGLGAGGLLPLTLTMVGELYTLAERGRVQAVISGVWGVSGLLGPLLGGWLTETLSWRWTFYASLPFGVAALLLALRFLPETGQPRPARLDWAGAALFTLGSGLVVWGLEQRHWLLVGLGLVTLGAAITVERRHPDPLLPMRALRQRLPRVAFAGNMLGGAAYFGIIAYLPLYAQGVSGGGATAAGAILTPMLVGWTLTAILTGRLVKTVPLIRIAQSGFVVLVVMFSALVFAVHAPLWVTSVLGFAVGTGMGFAMLSLLLAAQESSARKELGAVTSGVLFARQMGGALGVALMALLIGAEAIVTGGSELAEGLRRAYILAGVLAAVALALCLRVGPSTLPAAPEGTSQQSGS; from the coding sequence GTGACGCCACCCACCCCAACAGCTCCCCCCTCGTTTTCTCCGCAGGTGCGGCGGCTGGCCACAGCCGGACTGGTGGTTGGTGTTTTTCTGGCGGCCCTGGAGGCCAGCGTGGTGGCCACCGCTATGCCCAGCGTGATCAGCGACCTGGGTGGTGAACAGCTGTATGCCCTTCCGTTTGCGGTGTACCTGCTGTTCAGCACTGTCTCCAGCCCGCTGTGGGGTCGAGGCTCGGATCTGGTGGGACGGCGGCGGCTGTATCTGCTGGGTGTCGTCATCTTTCTGGTGGGCAGCGCCCTGTGCGGTATGAGCGACAGCATGGTGACCCTGGTGGCTGCCCGCGCGGTGCAGGGCCTGGGGGCTGGGGGCCTGCTTCCGCTGACCCTGACCATGGTCGGAGAGCTGTATACCCTGGCCGAACGGGGCCGGGTGCAGGCGGTGATCTCAGGCGTGTGGGGAGTCTCGGGGCTGCTGGGTCCACTGTTGGGCGGCTGGCTGACCGAAACACTGTCGTGGCGATGGACGTTCTATGCCAGCCTGCCGTTTGGCGTGGCAGCCCTGCTGCTGGCCCTGCGCTTTCTCCCGGAGACCGGTCAGCCCCGCCCCGCACGGCTCGACTGGGCGGGTGCGGCGCTGTTCACGCTGGGAAGCGGTCTGGTGGTCTGGGGACTTGAGCAGCGGCACTGGCTGCTGGTGGGTCTGGGGCTGGTCACCCTGGGTGCCGCAATCACTGTGGAACGCCGGCACCCGGACCCGTTGCTGCCCATGCGCGCTCTGCGGCAGCGGCTGCCAAGGGTCGCGTTTGCGGGCAACATGCTGGGCGGCGCGGCCTATTTCGGGATCATTGCCTACCTGCCGCTGTACGCGCAGGGGGTTTCTGGTGGTGGTGCTACAGCGGCCGGCGCGATCCTTACACCCATGCTGGTGGGTTGGACCCTGACCGCCATCCTGACGGGCAGGCTGGTCAAGACGGTGCCTCTGATACGCATTGCCCAGAGCGGCTTTGTGGTCCTGGTCGTGATGTTCTCAGCCCTGGTCTTCGCGGTCCACGCGCCACTGTGGGTCACAAGCGTTCTGGGATTCGCCGTGGGGACCGGAATGGGATTTGCCATGCTCAGCCTGCTGCTGGCTGCGCAGGAAAGCAGCGCTCGCAAGGAACTGGGCGCCGTGACCAGTGGCGTTCTGTTTGCCCGTCAGATGGGCGGCGCCCTGGGAGTGGCACTGATGGCCCTGCTCATCGGCGCAGAGGCCATTGTGACTGGGGGCTCCGAACTGGCTGAGGGACTGCGCCGTGCTTACATTCTGGCGGGCGTCCTGGCGGCGGTCGCGCTTGCTCTGTGCCTGAGGGTTGGGCCTTCCACGCTTCCAGCCGCGCCTGAGGGCACGTCACAACAGAGCGGCTCTTAA
- a CDS encoding aldo/keto reductase, giving the protein MTSEQQSLHQRPLGRTGLNVSEIGYGAWGIGADMWIGANDDDSLTALRRYLELGGNFIDTAMGYGNGHSERLVGQVAREYPGTLVATKISPLSNQWPAAPETTAEQAFPGEHVIRMTEASLERLGLPQIDVQQFHVWNDSWIGQGDWQDAVAQLKRDGKIRHFGISINDHQPDNAVKAVEAGVVETVQVIYNVFDQSPQDRLLDACQANGVGVIVRVALDEGSLTGNITPETTFPEGDWRHRYFGGDRKTELQPRLRAIEADLGIETGQLAETSLRFVLSHPAVSTVIVGMRSLRNVERNVAMGDGRGLPAEQVQKLHAHRWDRNWYLPAE; this is encoded by the coding sequence ATGACTTCTGAACAGCAGTCCCTCCACCAACGTCCCCTGGGCCGCACCGGTCTGAACGTCAGCGAAATCGGCTACGGCGCCTGGGGTATCGGTGCCGACATGTGGATCGGTGCCAATGACGACGACAGCCTCACGGCTCTGCGCCGGTATCTCGAACTGGGCGGTAACTTTATCGACACGGCCATGGGCTACGGCAACGGCCACAGCGAGCGTCTGGTCGGGCAGGTGGCTCGCGAATATCCCGGCACACTGGTCGCCACCAAGATCAGCCCCCTCAGCAACCAGTGGCCAGCGGCGCCCGAAACGACCGCCGAGCAGGCATTTCCCGGCGAGCACGTAATCCGCATGACCGAGGCCAGCCTGGAGCGACTCGGCCTGCCCCAGATTGACGTGCAGCAGTTCCATGTCTGGAACGATTCCTGGATCGGTCAGGGTGACTGGCAGGACGCGGTGGCACAGCTTAAACGCGACGGCAAGATCCGCCATTTCGGTATTTCTATCAACGACCATCAGCCGGACAACGCCGTCAAAGCCGTAGAAGCCGGAGTGGTGGAGACCGTCCAGGTCATCTACAACGTGTTCGACCAGTCCCCACAGGACCGCCTGCTGGACGCGTGTCAGGCCAATGGCGTGGGAGTGATCGTGCGCGTGGCCCTGGACGAAGGCAGCCTGACCGGCAACATCACGCCTGAAACCACCTTCCCCGAAGGCGACTGGCGTCACCGTTACTTCGGCGGCGACCGCAAGACCGAACTGCAGCCACGCCTGCGCGCCATCGAGGCCGACCTGGGCATTGAAACCGGTCAGCTGGCCGAGACCAGCCTGCGCTTCGTGCTGAGCCACCCTGCCGTCAGCACCGTGATCGTGGGCATGCGCAGCCTGCGCAACGTGGAGCGCAATGTCGCCATGGGGGATGGCCGTGGTCTCCCGGCCGAACAGGTGCAGAAACTGCACGCCCACCGCTGGGACCGCAACTGGTACCTGCCTGCAGAGTAA
- a CDS encoding MaoC family dehydratase, whose product MNEDLQRPQGRYFEELTPGTVIRHRVTRTLTEADNVLFTTMTMNPQPLHLDHAYAAQTEFGQPLVNSLLTLSLLVGLSVHELTLGTLIANLGLTDVAFPKPVFHGDTIRAESVVLDARESRSRPGQGVVTVEHRAFNQHGEIVAQCKRTALMQKRPT is encoded by the coding sequence ATGAACGAGGACCTGCAGCGCCCCCAGGGCCGCTATTTCGAGGAACTGACTCCGGGCACGGTGATCCGTCACCGCGTCACCCGCACGCTGACCGAGGCGGACAACGTGCTGTTCACGACCATGACCATGAACCCGCAGCCTCTGCATCTGGATCATGCCTACGCCGCGCAGACCGAGTTCGGACAGCCGCTGGTCAACAGCCTGCTCACGCTGAGCCTGCTGGTGGGCCTGAGCGTGCACGAGCTGACCCTGGGCACCCTGATCGCCAACCTGGGCCTGACCGACGTGGCTTTTCCAAAACCCGTGTTTCATGGCGACACCATCCGGGCCGAATCGGTGGTGCTCGACGCCAGAGAGAGCCGCTCGCGGCCCGGCCAGGGCGTGGTCACCGTCGAACACCGCGCCTTCAATCAGCACGGCGAAATTGTGGCTCAGTGCAAGCGTACGGCCCTGATGCAAAAACGGCCCACCTGA
- a CDS encoding HpcH/HpaI aldolase/citrate lyase family protein: protein MIVTNVRLTPLPRPRSVLFAPGNRADLIAKLPRSAPDAVVIDLEDAIPGDPDAKSAARPVARDAARDLIAVAPRLNVFLRVNAVHSPYFEADLAVLTPELAGVVVPKLESARDVQQVADALSAQGLDLPLMAGLETGAGVWNAREIMEHPAVGWAYFGAEDYTTDLGGMRTAGGLEVLYARSQVALAARLAGVPALDIVVTALNNENLFREDAGQGRALGYSGKLCIHPAQVALAHDIFGATPAQLARARALLQAAQEAARRGHGAFSFEGQMVDEPMLSAARAVLAGAAGITPQAEEV from the coding sequence GTGATCGTAACGAACGTTCGTTTGACGCCGCTGCCCCGGCCACGAAGTGTGCTGTTCGCCCCCGGCAACCGGGCGGATCTGATCGCCAAACTTCCCCGCAGTGCCCCTGACGCCGTGGTGATCGATCTGGAAGACGCCATTCCCGGTGACCCCGACGCGAAGAGCGCAGCCCGGCCAGTGGCCCGTGACGCGGCGCGCGACCTGATAGCTGTTGCCCCCCGCCTGAATGTCTTTCTGCGGGTTAACGCAGTGCACTCCCCCTACTTCGAGGCCGACCTCGCGGTGCTGACCCCCGAACTGGCCGGGGTGGTCGTGCCAAAGCTGGAATCGGCGCGAGACGTGCAACAGGTGGCGGACGCCCTGAGCGCGCAGGGACTGGACCTGCCACTGATGGCCGGGCTGGAAACCGGAGCCGGCGTGTGGAATGCCCGGGAGATCATGGAGCACCCGGCGGTGGGCTGGGCCTATTTTGGGGCGGAGGATTACACCACCGATCTGGGCGGAATGCGCACGGCTGGTGGTCTGGAGGTGTTGTATGCCCGGTCTCAGGTCGCCCTGGCGGCCCGCCTGGCGGGGGTTCCCGCGCTGGATATCGTGGTGACGGCCCTGAACAATGAGAACCTGTTCCGCGAGGACGCCGGGCAGGGCCGGGCCCTGGGGTACAGCGGCAAACTGTGTATCCACCCGGCTCAGGTCGCTCTGGCGCACGACATCTTCGGGGCCACGCCGGCTCAGCTGGCGCGGGCACGGGCGCTGCTTCAGGCCGCACAGGAGGCCGCGAGGCGAGGACACGGCGCCTTCAGTTTTGAAGGACAGATGGTGGACGAGCCTATGCTGAGCGCGGCCCGGGCCGTGCTGGCCGGAGCAGCGGGGATCACCCCACAGGCGGAGGAAGTATGA
- the aspS gene encoding aspartate--tRNA(Asn) ligase, which produces MTATALQRTLTRELAHFEGQTVKLQGFLHARRDLGGVQFLVLRDVSGIAQCVGSGLELPLSESSVEVVGSVKAHPKAPGGYEVQVQSFRIISAATAPTPVEIPKMDWHVNPETMLDYRVVSVRGLKERAALKVQAELVAAFRDHLMTEGFTEISTPKIVSAGAEGGANLFPIDYFGQPAYLAQSPQLYKQIMVGVFERVFEVAPVYRAEEHATSRHLNEYLSLDVEMGFIEDEEDVMALENRLLAAIMTRLRERCETEFSLLGASIPDVPAHIPRITLLDARQLVGEKYGHPVGGKDLDPEAERLLCQHYAETEGSDFVFVTKYPRAARPFYAHPDEGDLTRGFDLLFRGIEITSGGQRIHDHAMLMESIAAYKLNPETLTGYTEVFKYGMPPHGGFAIGAERLTAKLLGISNVRYARAFPRDRHRLTP; this is translated from the coding sequence ATGACCGCCACAGCACTACAGCGCACCCTGACCCGCGAGCTGGCCCACTTTGAAGGCCAGACGGTGAAACTTCAAGGCTTTCTGCACGCCCGCCGCGATCTGGGGGGCGTGCAGTTTCTTGTGCTGCGCGACGTAAGCGGCATCGCTCAGTGTGTGGGCAGCGGGCTGGAGTTGCCGCTGTCGGAGAGCAGCGTCGAGGTGGTGGGCAGTGTCAAGGCGCACCCCAAGGCGCCGGGCGGCTACGAGGTGCAGGTCCAGAGCTTCCGGATCATCTCGGCAGCCACCGCTCCGACTCCGGTCGAGATCCCCAAGATGGACTGGCACGTCAACCCCGAGACCATGCTGGACTACCGGGTGGTCAGCGTGCGCGGTCTCAAGGAGCGAGCCGCACTGAAGGTCCAGGCCGAACTGGTTGCCGCTTTCCGTGACCACCTGATGACCGAAGGCTTTACAGAGATCAGTACGCCCAAGATCGTGTCGGCCGGAGCGGAGGGGGGAGCCAACCTGTTTCCCATCGATTACTTCGGACAGCCTGCCTACCTGGCCCAGAGCCCACAGCTGTACAAGCAGATCATGGTGGGTGTGTTCGAACGGGTCTTCGAGGTCGCGCCGGTCTACCGCGCCGAGGAACACGCCACCAGCCGCCACCTCAACGAGTACCTGTCGCTGGACGTCGAGATGGGCTTCATTGAGGACGAAGAGGACGTGATGGCGCTGGAAAACCGCCTGCTTGCTGCCATCATGACCCGCCTGAGGGAACGCTGCGAGACCGAGTTCAGCCTGCTGGGCGCCAGCATTCCGGACGTGCCGGCGCATATTCCGCGCATCACCCTGCTGGACGCCCGGCAGCTGGTGGGGGAGAAGTACGGCCACCCGGTCGGCGGCAAGGATCTGGACCCCGAGGCTGAGCGCCTGCTGTGCCAGCACTACGCCGAGACCGAGGGCAGTGACTTCGTGTTTGTCACCAAGTACCCCCGCGCGGCCCGGCCCTTCTACGCCCATCCTGACGAGGGCGACCTGACGCGCGGTTTTGACCTGCTGTTCCGCGGCATCGAAATCACCTCCGGCGGGCAGCGCATTCACGACCACGCCATGCTGATGGAATCCATTGCCGCCTACAAGCTCAACCCTGAGACCCTGACCGGCTACACCGAGGTCTTCAAGTACGGCATGCCGCCCCACGGAGGCTTTGCCATCGGTGCCGAGCGTCTGACCGCCAAGCTGCTGGGCATCAGCAACGTGCGCTACGCCCGCGCCTTCCCACGTGACCGTCACCGCCTGACGCCCTAA
- a CDS encoding alpha/beta hydrolase family protein, protein MEEFAQFTVDSQRLYGMLHTPDGTPPASGWPSVVLLHGFTGHRVEPHRNFVLFSRLLASSGVASLRFDFRGSGESQGDFSEMTVSREVQDTVAAFEYMRRQPRLDPERVMLLGFSMGGLVASLSLAQVRPHRLALWAPALPELWLAHLRGGYVPGTITDMNGWPLGREFLMEVTRARPLEAAAAWGGVAHVFHGDADQTCPPQWGVRYAEALGCDATGIPGAGHTFDSLQAVEQLHRVTARFFMGG, encoded by the coding sequence ATGGAAGAGTTTGCGCAGTTCACGGTGGACAGTCAGCGTCTGTACGGCATGCTTCACACCCCAGACGGAACGCCGCCCGCCAGCGGCTGGCCCAGCGTGGTGCTGCTGCACGGCTTCACCGGCCACCGGGTGGAACCTCACCGGAACTTCGTGCTGTTTTCCCGCCTCCTGGCGTCCAGTGGCGTTGCCAGTCTGCGCTTCGATTTCCGGGGCAGCGGCGAATCACAGGGCGACTTCAGCGAGATGACCGTCAGCCGTGAGGTGCAGGACACCGTGGCGGCATTCGAATACATGCGCCGTCAGCCGCGTCTGGACCCGGAGCGGGTCATGCTGCTGGGGTTCAGCATGGGGGGGCTGGTGGCCTCGCTGTCGCTGGCGCAGGTGCGGCCTCATCGTCTCGCCCTGTGGGCTCCGGCCCTGCCCGAGCTATGGCTGGCACACCTGCGCGGGGGGTACGTGCCCGGGACCATCACCGACATGAACGGCTGGCCCCTGGGCCGCGAATTCCTGATGGAGGTCACCCGCGCCCGCCCGCTGGAGGCTGCTGCGGCCTGGGGAGGGGTCGCGCACGTCTTTCATGGCGACGCCGATCAGACCTGTCCGCCCCAGTGGGGCGTACGCTACGCCGAGGCCCTGGGCTGCGATGCAACGGGAATTCCAGGTGCCGGGCACACGTTCGACAGCCTGCAGGCCGTTGAACAACTGCACCGTGTGACCGCCCGCTTCTTCATGGGCGGCTGA
- a CDS encoding spermidine synthase yields MKPWVPLGRAPIPGTDDELLLWQRGDEFSIRISGYVSELMNSRQHGSEEALATYACPLIAERASAQVLVGGLGMGFTLAAALRSVRADATVTVAELVPEVVEWNRGPLGSAAGHPLTDPRTRVEVGDVAHVIRRQPAAFDAILLDVDNGPEGMTQEDNDWLYAPKGLAAIRAALRPGGVLAVWSVEAVPRFTTALNRAGFTVHVRTARARGDRGAKHTIWIARSPEQTRPGKK; encoded by the coding sequence TTGAAACCCTGGGTGCCGCTGGGCCGTGCCCCGATTCCTGGAACGGATGACGAGCTGCTGCTCTGGCAGCGCGGCGATGAGTTCAGTATCCGGATCTCGGGTTACGTGAGCGAGCTGATGAACAGCCGTCAGCACGGCTCAGAGGAAGCGCTGGCCACCTATGCGTGCCCACTCATCGCGGAGCGGGCCTCAGCTCAGGTTCTGGTGGGCGGTCTGGGAATGGGCTTTACCTTGGCAGCGGCGCTGCGGTCGGTGAGAGCGGACGCGACTGTCACGGTTGCCGAACTGGTGCCAGAGGTGGTCGAGTGGAACCGGGGACCGCTGGGAAGCGCCGCCGGCCATCCGCTGACCGACCCGCGCACCCGCGTGGAGGTGGGTGACGTGGCCCACGTCATCCGCCGCCAGCCTGCCGCCTTCGACGCGATTCTGCTCGACGTGGACAACGGTCCTGAAGGCATGACCCAGGAGGACAATGACTGGCTCTATGCGCCCAAGGGCCTCGCCGCAATTCGGGCAGCTCTGAGGCCGGGCGGAGTACTGGCCGTCTGGAGTGTCGAGGCAGTACCGCGCTTTACGACGGCGCTGAACCGCGCGGGATTCACCGTTCATGTCCGCACGGCGCGCGCCAGGGGCGACCGGGGAGCAAAGCACACCATCTGGATTGCCCGGAGCCCGGAGCAGACGCGCCCCGGCAAAAAATAG
- a CDS encoding chromate transporter — MTSADPELFWALLYEFTRLGLISFGGANIAEMERVLVGQRGWIDAQTLANGFALGQVMPGPNMLAVTHYGFAVGGWAGAGAATLGFYGPTALISAAVALLWRRHSAHPWVSAFRDALLPFGAGVLLAGALVLGQGSVKGWPDLLLAMVAFVLLWRTRLNAAVVVVSAAAAGALLGL; from the coding sequence ATGACCTCGGCCGACCCTGAATTGTTCTGGGCACTGCTCTACGAATTCACGCGGCTGGGCCTGATCAGTTTCGGCGGGGCCAACATCGCCGAGATGGAGCGGGTGCTGGTCGGTCAGCGCGGATGGATTGATGCTCAGACCCTGGCCAACGGCTTTGCGCTGGGACAGGTGATGCCCGGGCCCAACATGCTGGCGGTCACCCACTACGGTTTCGCCGTAGGCGGCTGGGCCGGGGCAGGCGCCGCCACGCTGGGGTTCTATGGACCTACAGCCCTGATCAGCGCTGCAGTTGCCCTGCTGTGGCGCCGGCACAGTGCCCATCCCTGGGTCAGTGCCTTCCGTGACGCCCTGCTGCCCTTCGGTGCAGGCGTGCTGCTGGCCGGCGCCCTGGTCCTTGGACAGGGTAGCGTCAAAGGATGGCCCGACCTGCTGTTGGCCATGGTGGCATTCGTGCTGCTGTGGCGCACCCGGCTGAATGCCGCGGTGGTCGTGGTCAGCGCTGCAGCTGCCGGCGCCCTGCTGGGCCTGTGA